AGAGTGATATTTATAGTTTGGGCCGTATCCTGGCATTATTATGGCACACTGATTTAGCGAGCTATGATACTCGTTTAAACGGCAAACAACTTCTTAAAGTTGCCAGGAACAATGATTATTCCCATTTATTTCATAATATTACTGAACTTGATGAGAAGGCCGCGCTTACTATAAAGAGAATAATTGAAGGCATGACCGCCTATGCTCCAGCAGCCAGAATGAGTCTGGAAAAGGCCTTAATAAAATTCAATAAGGCAGAAAATCTTCAATTCCCAGATATTAAACAGAAAGCCAGTCCTTCTGATATGACAAGAACAGCCATCACAAAAACGCCTAATCTCTTAGGAGCACACTTGAAAGAGGAAGAACCTCAAGAAAAGGAACCCCTTCTGGAAAAACCCAAGCAAAAGAAATGGGGGTGGTTTTTCAAAACATCCAAAGAAGAGCCAACGATTACTCCCCAAAAAGAACAACAATCTACCTCAAAAAATGAGCGATATTAGCCAAAGTTTTTTTTGTAATACCAGCCATAAGTTTGTCCTGAAAGCATGCCATTTGCTAACAAAGCCAGGGGTACTGTCCTTAGCCTCGCTAGCTCCTTTTGCTACTTCTTCGGCCATTGCTGCCACTGTCCATTACTCGAATAGTACAATCCAAAATTTGCCCTTTTCTCCTTAAAAACGGTTATTGCGATAATCATCCAATGCTTGCATAACTTCTTGCTGGGTATTCATTACAAAAGGACCGAGCCAGGCAATAGGTTCCTTTATTTTTTTTGCAGCGATTAACAGACAGCGAGCTCCTGCACTTCCTTCCAGACTAACAATAGACCCTTCACTTAAGTCTGCAAGTATTTTTTCAGCAACGACTTGCCCCTGGACAATTACTTCGCCGTTTAAAGTAAAAAGAATGGCCTGATGATCTTTAGGAATACTTTGCTTTAATGTTTCCTTTGCAGCAAAACTGATATCCAAAAAAATAGGCTCAGTAGCAATACCCTCGATAGGTGATCGAGTGCCTTTGTCTGTTTTTCCCGCGATAACTTTTATATTAAAACCTGAAGGGTGGGTTTCAACCGGTAGCTGGGTTGCCCTAAATTCCTGATATCGTGGAGCAACCCATTTATTGGCAGCAGGTAAATTAAACCACAGCTGTAATCCTGTTAGGCGTCCTTGGGTTTGTTTGGGCATTTCAGCGTGAATAATCCCGCGACCTGCTGTCATCCATTGGACATCACCGGGACCTATAACACCACGATGCCCGTGATTATCTTGATGTTCCATTTGCCCATTTAGCATATAGGTGACAGTTTCAAAACCGCGATGAGGATGTAGCGGAAATCCACCCATATAATCCATTTCATTATCACTATCAAAAAAATCCAGGAGCAAAATAGGGTCAAAATCATTTTGACGGATGAGGCCAATATAACGATGTAATTTTACACCTGCTCCTTCCCGCAATAAAGTACCCTGGATTAATCTTTCAACGTGTATTGTCTTCATAAAGAAAATAATTTAAAGAAATAATAGCTAGCATACTGAAAAAAGGAAGCTTGTTAAATCCACTTAAGGAAACGCATCTCAATATATGTCTACTCACAAGGCCTAAAGTACAGCATCCAGGCACAAAGGAATTGTTTATATTTTTTAAAATTTAAAGGCGTTTGTCCCTGCTTATCCCTTGAGCTGACAATCAACCATTCTTGTTCTATGCTGAAGAGTCATAAAGAGAGAAAAGGAGCTTCGATGGACACCAAAGAACACACTGAGTTAGGGAATTCTTTACGCTTTACCAGCATAGAAGGCAATCCCTATTTACGAATTGATGAGCAGGGAGTACTGCATTTAACGCTGCAGCGTTATCAAGAAAATAGCTTTCCTGAACCAATGAGGTTAGAAATGACTGCCGGGGAAATTATAGCGATGGCAGCTGATTTCTTTACCGACCGCGACTGGAATATGAAACTTGATCTTCCCAGTTGTCATAGCTTCGAAACAGCAGAAAATTTTTCCCTGGATGCTTTAAACAATAGTTTGGGTGATTACTTAATTGAGCAGCCAGTAACCGAAAAAGAAGAAGATGCGCTTCTTAAAGCGTACAACAACTTGGCCTCTCCTGATGTCAGCCGTGCAAATATTGATTTAATTTATAAAATTGATAGCAGCAATTATCTTCCTTTCTCTGCCACTTTAAATGATTATATGAAGCAATTAATGTTTTTCTTGCGTGTCAGAGATTATGGTGAAATGTTGAATCGCAATCAGACCCACTTCACCCCTTGGTCAGTGAGAGTATATACCCTAGGACATCATCTTGCGCTTAAGTATGCTCATATTGCCGCCGAATTAAAACAATTAATAGCCAACACAGACTACGAAGGAGTTTCTCTAGAGTCCCGCACTGTTTTACACGCGCTACGCAATCAAAAAAAGGACTTATCCACAGATTTGTTGCAGGATTTATTTTACCGCTACCAGGCATTAGCTTATTGTGTGGAATTGTTTATTTTTCATTATTATACCGATCATTTTGCCGCAGGACACATGTCAATGGTAGGTGATTTACGCGTTTTACTAACGGAGCGTTTTGGCACCTGGGGAAGTATTTTAGCCAATAACCTGCATAATGAATTAAATCGGGTGGGGGTTTATACGAAGCGTCCCTATGACCCCACACCCACGCCAACAGAAGCACCCGCTTCAGCGAGAGGTGACGGTGACTTTAATAGTTGCATTAATCATTTCAATAAGGCGGCTTGCATCGCCGGTATGCAATGTTCTCTTATGGATATCGAACATGTCATTGCTGGCGAGACAGTACCATCACAAAGAAAGTATGGAGGGCTTGAGCATTTACCCGATGTGGATCCAAATTATCGTCAATTACAACCACTGCTTGTTTTAGGTAAAGATACAAAAATTTATTACCGTGAAAATTTAAGTCATATTAAGACACTTTCTCCCTCTGATTATAACCAACTTAAAGCCACTCCATCTCAATGGGGATATCGTGAATTAAAAGGCAAATGGGATGCGTTTGTTTTAGTGGCCAAGTTACGCTTATTCCCCTACATTTACGATGGCAAAGTACAGCCTTTAACCGCCTCGGAATTAAAGCGCATTGAGGAAGAAGAACACGCCTTAAATCCAGAAAGAGAACCAATTCCAACGCCACCGTGCACACCGACACAAAGACCGCTGGACAAAATCCCAAACTGGCGCTCCTCAACATCCAGGCAGCAAATTCATGAAGGACTAAATCAGTATAGTGTGCTAAGTTCATCAACTAGATCTGACACTAAAGTAGACGAGGAAGAAAAAGAACTCACCAAGGAATCACTTACGCTGTAAATGCCGTAATCAACTCTTAACGGTATAAAACATTATTCAGCCCATAAAGCGTCATTCTGAACACAGTGAAGAATTCTCCTCATCTCGTACTGTGGAAATCTTCAAGCAAGCAGCTTGCGCTGCTTTCAGGATGACGTATAGAATACTAAGCTAATTGCTTAAATTTATCTTATACAGTGTCGTCTTTTTTGCGCGTCTGGATGCCTTTGGTGCATCTAAATTTGCTAAAAAATAGATGCTGCGTGAGATAAGTTAAAACTCAGGTGACCGATGACTCCATTTAAATCCATTATTGCTATTTGCCTATCCCTATTATGTCACTATGTCTTGGCGAGCAATACCATTTTAAAAACCATTGATGGCGAACAAATAGCATTTAGCAGCCTAAAAGGAAAATGGATTTTTATTAACTATTGGGCCAGTTGGTGTCAGCCCTGTCTTGATGAGATTCATGAATTAAATCGGTTTTATCAAAGCCAACACAGCAAGGCGGCTCTGTTTGCCGTTAATTATGATATGTTACCTCCTGCACAGCAATTGGAATTAGTCAAAAAATACAATATTCGCTATCCTAGCTTGCTTGATCCGGCCAAGCAGCTAGGACTGGGCAGTATCCCTGGCGTACCGGCAACTTTTGTATTTAATCCACAGGGAAAACTTAATGAAATTCTTTATGGACCTCAGACGGTACGCAGTTTAAAGCAAGCATCCCGAGCTACAGTTTCCTGATAAGTAACCGGTAACCGCATCTAATGTTTAGCACAAAAGACTCCTCTTTTGCCTACTTGCTATGCTTTATGCATAGCATCCATAGGATCTCATATCAGATTTATTTGCATTCCGCGCACCAAACACCAAATTACTCACTTGGAATTTAATCTGCACCGATTGACCTTTACCTGATTAATAAAATTGACATTTTTTTAATCAGCAAATAGTATATGCCCTATTTTTTTGGGAGTTTAAAATGTCATTAACCTTGGAACGCGGTACAGATAAACTAGCGACTGTCCAAATTCACAATATAATGGAGTCCAGCGCTCAAGAGATAGTAAAAAAAGCAACATCTACTTCATCTCTCCCTAATTTTAAACCAGATGGCTGTGGTGTTCTTCTGTTATTTCACACACCCGATCATAAAATTTATGGATTAGGTGGATTACGAGATAATCCTGCCTTAAAAGATGCGCGTACCAAAGATGGTAAAATTTTTCCACCCCAACTAAATACCACCATCGGTGGCCGCTTGTTTGATCCTGAATTACCTTTACTCCAATCAATTTTAAATGCTGTTAAATTTAAAACTTTTTTTGAGGAAGAGATAAAAGCCTCACCACTTTCTCAATCTCAACAAATACTTCATCAATTAGTAGATGTAATTAGCAATTCTGAGGGTTGGGGAGCTGATATTTGTGTTCACACTGATCACTGGACTAATAAAACCAATACTGAAGAGACGATGTGTTTTTTAACAGCTATAAAACATATTAATTGTACTGAGGAGGATTTAAAAGCAATAGAAGAAGCACTTGGAACTATTATGGCTTTCAAGGAATCGCAAGGTGAGCCTTCACGCAATTTATCCAATTTTAAATTTTATCCCTTTATTCCCACAATGACCAATGCTACTGCAGATGATTTCATTACTTACAGTGAATTGGAAAAAGCGCAAATTGCTTACGAAAATAAAGCGTTTGTTACTTTTAATGACTTAGCTTTGAGAGCATTTAAGATCAATAATAGCTATACAAATTACCAAAAGGCAGCTGAAGTGCAAATAACAGCGATAGAAAATGAATGCATTGTAAAACCTGGTTAGTCACTTCTGCTTTAACCACTATTTAACATTCCCCTTCCTGTTGGCAAAGCAACATCTTCTCTGGTTCGCCTTTTAAACATAGTGATTTATTTTGCTACAATTAAAGGGCAACCATACCCACTTTAAAACAGCTATGAAAAGAATTCTCATTCTTACCCATGCCCCTCAAAAAACCTTAGGCGATCCAAGTGCTGCAGCCAAATTGCAGTATTTATTGGAATCCTGGGGTGAAAATTCGGCGGAATTTGCCGTTACAGTGGTAGTACAAGTCCAAAAAGAAGATGAAATGCCTGTCCGTAATTTATTTCGCAGCGGGATGAACTATCAAATTATTCACAACATGAATTCTGAACCAGGTCAAAAAAAATTATCTCACGCGGTTTCACTCTCAGATCTGGTGGTTATCTACCCTACCCCTCACTTTCTAACTACCCCTGTGGCAATGCTACTCGCCGACACGAGAAAACCGGTGATTTCATTTACAGAATATGATTATGACATTGAATATCAGCACACAAACCAGGGTTCAATAACAGTGGTACCTGGCTCAACTTTTTTAACTTCAGGCATTGGCGAGAAAAGTTTGGGAATCTATGTAGAGCAATTTAACGAACCGGCACAAATTCATGCAACAGATCTGGCAAAACTACCTCCGGATATATTTTCAGCAAACAGAGTGCTCTATTTTGGCTATTTCAACAGGTTATTCAATTCACGCACGGGAGCAACGCCTGCCCGCTTTATTGCATTTGCAATCCTTGATTCAAAACAGAGAGAGTTAGACATTATTTTACCACTGCAGGTTTCACCTCATCAGGAGGTGAGCGCAGAAAGTAAAGCAAACGTGTTGGAGTCTGCAGATTTTATTAAAGAGTTAGAATCTTTTAATCAGGTACAAATAACCTACAGTCCTCAACCTAACAATCCTATTTATTTAATTTATAAGAAAAAGGAGGATAATTTTTTAATGAATGAAATATCGGCAGAAGAGTTCGAGGCGCAAAAATCTGCAGCCGATAAATTAGTGCGTATTATCAATCCCTTTCCCCTACATAAGGATTCAATGAGAGCATTGATGGAAAATTCAGAACCTATTAATCTTTTAACAGGTGATCAGAGTTTTTCAGAAGCCCTGTCTTTATCAAAAATAATTTTTTATCAAGCCATGGGCTGGAAGAAAAAATTTTACAATGCGCTAATGGTAACCTCCCAACAATACAAGATGCTTGGGGAATGGTTCAGCCTGGTTAATGAAAAATCCACGCCGGTAAAAGTTCTGGTTGATTTCTATACCAAAAATAAAGAGACCCTATTACTTGAAACACGATCACTACAAACTTATTTTGCTGCCGATAAAAATTTGTTAACGAATTTTTTGATGATTTTGCGTCATTCTTTAAGTAGTGAACCCTATCAGCAATTTATGGGATTTATTGATTGTCTAAAGCAAAATCCATTGTTTTATGCCGATGAAAAGCAACAAAAAACTACAGAGTATAGTATTAGTTCAGAAGCGCTAACTCAACATGTAAATTACTATCTCAATATTGCAGGTAATTCCCATGAGAAAAATCGAATATTAGCTTATCTCAATACGCAGCTAGATTCTCTTATTAACTTCAGTAGTTTTGAAAAAGTATTATTCTACAGGGCATTAAAATCAAAACATCCACAGTTAGAAATTACCTTTACCGCCTCATTGATGATTGACTACTTAAAAAATATATTGGAATTAAACTTGGAAATCTGTGATCTTCGAGGTGCCCCTATTCGTATAAATTTACCTCCCCAGGAAACTTTGGTTGACTCAGAAGAGGCAAATTCGCAAACTATTCTATATGAAAAAATGATAGGCTTGGGAATTGCTTTAACTCCTCTAAGTATTGCAACTTTTCACCAATTTACAGAGAGGGAAAAATTAGAGACTTTACAAATTATTATGCGTTGTGGGGCAGTACGTTACGACACACCACAAGCGGATAACCTAGTAGTTGATTTTTTAACAACTGAAACACATCCGCAAGTGTTGCGGCAAATATTAAGATTACTCTTTCTAACACCTTCTTATCAGTTAATTGATGATACTGTAATATTTAATCCCAAAGAACCCTGTCTATTTTTTTTGATTAAAAAAAATCACCCCAAAATAGAGGAAATGCTTGTGAATAATTCTTTAGCAATAAACCTATTATTCGAAGAATTATTTCTTACTGAAGGCTGCACTGTTAAAGCCAGCAATAACACATCAATCAACGACTTAGTTTTTAATGCTTTACTCTTCCCTGAATCCACTCGAAGAAGCTTTTCCAGATTCTTTCCTTCTTCACCAGCATTAGAGAAGAATGTACTGCTAAGCAAGATTCTTAATGCGGGAGAAAATTTCTCCCCAGCAATTAAAAGCGCGGTGCTGGCGAAACTAGCTCACAACTCTTCTAAGCTGGAACAACTTAGTGAATGTCTAGGTGATGATGCGTCCAATTATTTAAAGGATTTTTTCAGAGAAAATAAATTAAAAACATCTAATCACTAAGCGTTGCATTCTTTGGAATAAACCATTTTTTCCCATCTACCAATCGGGCAATAAGCATACTGCTGACAGTGTTACCTGTTACATTGAGCATGGTAGCTATTGGATCAATAATGACACTGATCGCTGCCACTGCAAGTAAAACCGAGGAGGGAAAGCCATAAACAGCAAGTATTAATAATTCCCCAATCATTCCTCCACTTGGGATGGCTCCCATAACAGTCCCTACTAGTATTGAGACGATAATTGCAGGTAATAAAACATGCAATCCGGTGAAATCCAGGTGAAACACAGCAAACAAAAAGGCAATTTTAAAAATGCCGCCAATTACTGAGCCATCTTTATGGACGATGGAACCTAAAGGAATGACTGTCTCAGAAATCTCAGGGGAAATGCCCATATTTTTAGTGGCAAATAAATTAGCAGGAATACTTGCTGCACTACTGCAAGTAGCCAATGCCGTCGTCGCCGGTAAAAAAATATTTTGCCAAAATAATTTAAGTCCTTTTAACTTGGCTGAAAAATATGCATAGAGGCTAAATACTATAATAAAATAAACCACCGAAGAAGCATAATAAATGACCCCAATACGAAGGTAATTTTCTACCAATTTTGGACCAAGTTCGTTAACCAATACCGCAAAGTAGGCAAAGAAACCAACAGGAGCGAAATACATGATCAAGGAAATAACCCGCATGAAAAGGATTTCCCCCTCCTGCAAAAATTTTACAAACGTGGTGCCCTTTCCATCAATAGAAGCAAGAGCCAAACCCACTATCAGGGAAAAAATAATTAACGCAGAAATATGCTCATGAGAAAACAATTGATTGAAATGCGAAACGGTAAAAATATTTACAATCTGTTCAGAAAAATCAGGCACTGCGGTGTTGGCTGGAGAAGCAAATTGTAATGAAAAATTATTTGCTAAAGGAAAAATCTTTACTACCAAAAGAGCATACAAAGCGGCGATTAAACCTGTCATAAGAAAGACCAGGATCATTCGAGAGAGAATTTTTCCAACTCTTCCTAATGAACCGGCTTTTGTAATGGCAGAAGCAATACTAAAGAAAACAAGAGGTACAATCGCGGTTAAAATTAAATTCAGAAAAATATCACCTATCGGCTTCAGCAGCTTAACCTGTTCAAACGAATAACCAACGATTCCTCCCAAAAGAATGGAGAGAAGTAGCATAAGAGAAAATAAATAGGAGCGAAGCATATTTCGAATAACCAATTATTAATGAGTCAAACAATAAAGGTAATTCCTGTCAAAGAAAAGTTAATTATCAACTTCTTAATGTACCCAGTTTTTTTAGCAGGTTTGCCTACATAAAAATAACATGTAATAAGAGCTATAGGACAGTTCACCGGCAACACATGCTTGATCTTATAACATCAAAAAGATACTATTTTTTATTTAGCACGTTCGGATAAACGCTGTGCAATTATTCTAGGATCAGGGATGAAATTTATTCGTAGCACACTGGGTCCATTATTTTTAATTTTAAGTTGTCCTCCTTTCGCCATTCTTATGTGGTACACCAATACCAGCTTACACGGCTCTTTAAATTTACTATGGCAACTCATTTTAAAAGAAGGCTTTTTTCAAACGGTATATACTATTTGGCGACCTGTTTTTTTTGGCTCTTCCACAGCTTGGGCAATTCTTTTTTCTTTTATCCTCTTTGAATTTTTATTAACTAAGTTAGTAAAAGGAAAACTATTCTATGGACCTGTGACTGCTAAAGGCAATATCCCCATTTACCGGGCTAATGGTCTTGCTGTTTTTCTCATTACCGTCGTTTGCTTTGGCGTTGCCAGTTTTTATTTGCAGCTTTTTCCGGCAACTATTATCTATGACAATTTTGGCGCTATTGTGGGGGCACTAAATTGCTTTAGTTTGATTCTCTGTGCTCTTCTTTATTTAAAGGGGCGCTTTGCCCCTTCATCCACAGATGCAGGCATAAGTCATAATCTTATTTTTGATTATTACTGGGGGACGGAACTTTACCCCTCGTTGTTTGGTATTAATCTTAAAATGTTTATTAATTGTCGATTAGGCATGATGAGCTGGGGGTTAATTTTACTTTCCTACGCAGCTAAGCAGCATGTTCTTTTCGGTTTAACCAATGCCATGATAGTGGCTGTTGCTTTGCAATTTATTTATATTACCAAATTTTTCTTTTGGGAAACTGGTTATCTTGGTTCTTTAGATATCATGCATGATCGTGCAGGTTTTTATATTTGCTGGGGCTGTCTGGTGTGGGTACCATGCATTTATACCTCTCCAACCATGTATCTGGTGATGCATCCTCATCCGCTATCTCACTGGCTTGCCATTAGCATTTTTGCTGCCGGAACAATAAGTATTTTAATTAATTATCTAGCTGATAGACAAAGGCAACTTGTACGCACCACTGCAGGAAACTGTAAGATTTGGGGAAAGATTCCCAGGGTTATGGTAGCTAGTTATTACACTGAAACAGGAGAGCAAAAACAAAATATCCTTCTAAGCTCTGGTTGGTGGGGTGTCTCTCGACATTTTCATTATCTGCCGGAAATTGCTGCTGCCTTTTTCTGGTCGGTTCCTGCTTTATTTTATCATTTCGCCCCTTATTTCTATGTCTGCTTTTTATCGGTTTTACTCTTCGATCGTGCCTTTAGAGACGACAAGCGCTGCTCTAAAAAATACGGCGCTTATTGGCAAATTTACTGTCAATTAGTGCCTTATAAAATTATTCCTTATGTTTTTTAATTGGTGAAAGGGGAGCAATAGATCCTTTGCAAGCGCTTGTGTCAGTGTGGCCTTTCTTGCGTCCATGCTACCCATACTAAGAAACATCGCCTAATTGAATTTCCACAGACGTTGTTTTTGTTCTTTTGTTAACTTAATTTTTAAACGCCAACCCCCTTCTATTTCCTCCTTTTCATCAATTACCGCATCCATCTCATAAAGCGTAGCTCTCAGCTTTGCCTCTGCAGGGGTCAATGAAATTTCTTCCTCGATGATTGCTCCTTGAAATTGAGTAGCAATCGCTTGCTGTAAGAGATTAAGACCTGCACCTGTCTTTGCCGAAACCCAGACTTTAAAACCTTCTTCCTGCTGCTCAAGTTTGGCTTCCCAATGTTCCTGTTGATCTATTTTATTAAAGACCTGGATCATGGGGAGATCTTTAACGCCTAACTCATCCAATACTTGCTCTACCGCAAACACCATATCTCGCCAATGAGGATCGGAAACATCAATAACATGCAGTAATAAATCAGCTTGCTGAGTTTCTTCCAGTGTTGCTCGGAAGGCTTCTATCAATTGGTGAGGAAGATCACGAATAAAGCCTACTGTATCCGTTAAAATTATTGAACCAGCTCCCGGTAATTCCACTTTACGCATTGTAGGATCAAGCGTGGCAAATAATTGATTAGCTGCATAAATGTTCTCACCCGTTAAGGCGTTAAAGAGGGTTGATTTTCCAGCATTCGTATATCCTACTAAGGATACAGTGGGTAATGCTGCTTTTTGTCGGGCTCGACGATTCTGATCACGACTGCGCCTTACCTTTTCCAGTCGTTTATTGATAGATTTAATTCGCTCACGTAATAAACGTCTATCTGTTTCTAACTGAGTTTCTCCAGGACCCCGTAGACCAATTCCTCCCTTTTGTCTTTCAAGGTGGGTCCACCCTCGGACCAGACGTGTTGATAAATGCTGCAGCTGCGCAAGCTCGACCTGTAGTTTCCCTTCGAAAGTTCTGGCTCGCTGAGCAAAAATATCAAGAATCAGGCCACTGCGATCAACAACGCGACATTCTAACAAACGCTCAAGATTGCGTTCCTGAGAGGGTGAGAGTTCATGATTGACTAACACCAGCTCCGCTTTATACGCCAATACTTGCTGTTTAATTTCCTCGGCTTTTCCTAAACCCACATAATATTTTGCTTCTGGAGTAGAACGAGCCCCTTCTACGCAAGCCATCACTTCCGCCTGTGCTGATACTGCCAATTCTTTAAATTCAGCCATCGCTTTTACAGTATCAATGCCGGGTAGTGCCAATTGTACCAGAATGGCACGTTCTCCTCCTTGTGGTCGTTCAAACAAGGCTTTACTTCCGCTTAAAATTAAAACAGCTAGTCTGCCACATTTCCGTCTTCGTCACCAGCAGGTATTTTTACCATGCGTGAAGGGACTACAGTAGAAATTGCGTGTTTATAAACCATTTGTGTGACTGAATTTTTTAACATCACCACGTATTGATCGAAAGAATCTACTATGCCATGCAATTTTATTCCATTCACTAAAAAAACAGAGACAGGAATTTTCTCCTTTCGCAATTCATTTAAAAAGGGATCTTGTAAGAGATGATTTTTAGACATTGCCCACTCCTTATTATTATTTTATTCAGGCAACTACTTATTATTGTTATTGTCGTCTGTGAAAAAAAAAACTTAAGTGCTCCCTAAAAAATATTTTTTCCTCTTCATCTTAATAAAAAAATATATTCGTTGGCTTTACCAAACGTAGTCTGCTGACTCAGATTCTCTCAAGGCCATGAACTAAAGATACTAATTTTCTGCTTATTGCATCCCTATTCGATTTCGTTACTATAGAAGAGCCTGTATCACAATTTATTGACCAATCGGTCTGTCGTCAAGGGCTGGAGTAATTTCAAACTCTTATAAGCTGTTCAAAGCGCAAGGTATTAAACAGTAGAGCATCATTTAGAGGCTGGATATACCAGTTATTGGCTATGCAACCACAGGCAATATTATGGAGATTAACATGAAATATTCACTGCAAGAGTTAGTTGAAATGGAAAATCCCTATGAGTTACTTATTACTAAAGATAAGGGAGCCTCATTAAATGAAAGTCGCGAAGCTATTCAACAGCTAAGTGTGAAACAGCGAACAAATCTTATAACCAAACTTATCTTGCAATGTCCAGGTGATGGCTTCAATAAGTTAAATCAAACTGTTCATCACTCTTTATGCTATGAAAAATTTGCTGAAGCGGTGGGTCGTGCCTGCATTTTAAATCGATTAATACAACTATTGCAGGGTGAAGAGCCACATCTGGTTTTTAACAGCCCTGAATATAGCATCTCACTATTCCATGAATTCTCTGGTTTGGTCGCTCATTTGATTCCTGATAGAAAAGCTATTTCTGAGCGATTAGCAGCAGTAACTCCCAAAGAGCAATATTCCCGTATAGCAAGACAACTTGATGCCATATTTTCTGTAACCTTGGCAAAAGTTGATGACAGAGACATCCCATTTGGGGCTATTGTGGAAGAACAAGCTTTAACTGCCCCTGGACGCAATAGTATATTTGCTATACCTAGCTCTCCAGATGAAAAAGAGAAAACAACGGAGAACCAATCAACAACAGAAATAGGTTTAAATTAATTCTTTGCGCCCTGCATTAAGGGCGTATTATTTTAAATATTCTGGCTGCTCCGAAGAAAATGCCTCTTCATCTTTGAGAAATTTCTTACAAACTATCCAGCGAATTCCTTGATGACAGTTTGTACAAAGGAGATATACTGAATACATAAAGGATGACAAGGATTGTCTGACAGGAAGTCAAACTAGGGACCAGCACAATGGATGTGCTTCGCCGCAAGGATGCGGCTTTTTTTTATCTGAACTATCGTAACCTGCTTCCTCTTCATGTACTTATCAAGATATTTTAAGTCAAATTGGCTTCGCTTATAAAGCATTATCATGACTTCCTTTTAAGTAGTGGCTGTCTTGCACAAACTGATACGAGGAAATCAATGAGGTCTAGAGAAGATTTTCTGCATCGAAGTTATCAGAAGACAGTTACAGTTAACCATTTTG
This region of Legionella clemsonensis genomic DNA includes:
- the hfq gene encoding RNA chaperone Hfq, producing MSKNHLLQDPFLNELRKEKIPVSVFLVNGIKLHGIVDSFDQYVVMLKNSVTQMVYKHAISTVVPSRMVKIPAGDEDGNVAD